A single window of Halobacillus naozhouensis DNA harbors:
- the xseA gene encoding exodeoxyribonuclease VII large subunit, which yields MKDRYLTVTALTKYIKRKISHDPHLKEVWLRGEISNFKQHTRGHMYLSIKDKQSRIQAVMFAGNNRRLKFMPENGMNVLIRGEINVYEPMGQYQLYIQDMQPDGIGALYLAYEQLKEKLQKEGLFEVTNKKALPSYPEHVGVITSPTGAAVRDILTTIKRRYPIVKVSILPVLVQGDSAAASVEKAIHYANGHLNCDVLIVGRGGGSIEDLWCFNEEVVARAIHHSQIPVISAVGHETDTTISDFVADTRAATPTGAAEIAVPSLKELTEQLKVTTQRLTRSVTLKQSEAGERLTRLKKSYAFKYPEQLLKQKEQELDRQLEQLSRNINDLYNQKAERLSYMKKRLIQQHPQEEFQMNRKLLDKQTKQLSISFNRQVCTKKDRFHAVLDKLGLLNPLDIMKRGYAIPYTEKGKVLKSVDQTKPGHSLTVKLHNGSLHCLVNDIEEDQS from the coding sequence GTGAAAGATCGCTATTTGACGGTAACGGCGCTAACTAAATATATAAAAAGGAAAATTTCCCACGACCCTCATCTGAAAGAAGTGTGGCTGAGGGGGGAAATCTCGAATTTTAAACAGCACACCCGTGGTCATATGTATTTATCGATCAAGGACAAACAATCGCGTATTCAAGCTGTAATGTTTGCTGGAAATAATCGCAGGCTTAAATTCATGCCGGAAAATGGTATGAATGTGCTCATCCGTGGTGAGATCAATGTTTATGAACCTATGGGACAGTATCAACTGTACATACAAGACATGCAGCCTGATGGAATCGGCGCATTGTACTTGGCCTATGAGCAATTAAAGGAAAAGCTCCAAAAAGAAGGACTTTTTGAAGTGACCAACAAAAAAGCACTTCCTAGCTATCCGGAACATGTAGGTGTGATCACATCACCTACAGGAGCAGCAGTCCGTGACATCCTAACAACTATTAAACGGCGGTATCCAATTGTGAAAGTTTCCATTCTCCCTGTGCTCGTCCAGGGAGATTCAGCAGCGGCTTCTGTAGAGAAAGCTATACACTATGCGAATGGACACTTGAATTGTGATGTTCTTATAGTAGGGCGAGGTGGCGGTTCCATTGAGGATTTGTGGTGCTTTAATGAAGAAGTAGTTGCCCGGGCTATACACCATTCTCAAATCCCTGTCATCTCTGCTGTCGGGCATGAAACAGATACGACAATCAGCGATTTTGTAGCTGATACAAGAGCAGCAACACCAACGGGAGCAGCGGAAATTGCTGTACCTTCATTGAAAGAGCTGACAGAACAGCTTAAAGTGACGACTCAACGTCTAACCCGGTCTGTAACTCTTAAACAATCAGAGGCTGGAGAACGACTTACACGGTTAAAGAAATCCTATGCATTTAAATATCCGGAGCAGCTTTTGAAACAAAAGGAACAGGAGCTTGATCGGCAACTAGAACAACTGTCAAGAAATATAAATGATCTTTATAATCAGAAAGCCGAACGTTTATCTTACATGAAGAAGCGACTGATTCAACAGCACCCACAAGAGGAATTTCAAATGAATCGAAAACTCCTGGATAAACAAACAAAGCAATTAAGTATAAGTTTTAATAGACAGGTCTGTACAAAAAAAGATCGATTTCATGCTGTTTTAGATAAGCTGGGACTGCTGAATCCCCTGGACATAATGAAAAGGGGGTATGCCATTCCTTATACAGAAAAAGGGAAGGTACTAAAAAGTGTTGATCAAACTAAACCGGGCCATTCATTAACAGTAAAACTTCATAATGGCAGTTTGCATTGCCTTGTAAATGATATTGAGGAGGATCAGTCATGA
- a CDS encoding Asp23/Gls24 family envelope stress response protein: MSEKQLLNVSEGSTLGNVEIAPEVIEVIAGIAVSEVAGVASMRGNFASGVVERLGKKNHGKGVKVELAEDGILIDAYVVMDYGISIPDTAKKIQDNTSQALKNMTALEIKEMNVHIVGIQMEGKEEEPETEEV, from the coding sequence GTGAGTGAGAAACAATTACTTAACGTTTCAGAAGGGTCCACACTTGGTAATGTAGAGATTGCTCCAGAAGTTATCGAAGTTATAGCTGGAATCGCCGTGTCTGAAGTAGCAGGCGTTGCTTCTATGCGTGGAAACTTTGCCTCAGGTGTTGTGGAACGCCTTGGAAAAAAGAACCATGGAAAAGGTGTAAAAGTAGAACTTGCTGAAGACGGCATTTTAATTGATGCTTATGTCGTAATGGATTACGGGATTTCTATTCCAGATACGGCAAAAAAGATTCAAGACAATACAAGTCAGGCGCTAAAAAATATGACAGCTCTTGAGATTAAAGAAATGAATGTCCATATCGTTGGGATTCAAATGGAAGGTAAAGAAGAAGAGCCTGAAACAGAAGAAGTTTAA
- the nusB gene encoding transcription antitermination factor NusB has translation MKRRTAREKAFQALFQIDSSEINTEEAIEHVMDEQVHDAFVNQLVHGVVTNGTEIDQWIENHLENWTFSRLARVEKTLLRMAAYEIKFTEDVPSQVAINEAVELAKLFGEDQSGKFINGVLSKMM, from the coding sequence ATGAAAAGACGTACAGCGAGGGAAAAGGCATTTCAAGCTCTTTTTCAAATAGATTCAAGTGAAATAAACACAGAAGAGGCGATTGAACATGTGATGGACGAGCAAGTTCATGATGCGTTTGTAAACCAGTTGGTCCACGGCGTGGTTACAAATGGAACTGAGATCGATCAGTGGATTGAAAATCATTTAGAGAATTGGACATTTTCACGATTGGCTCGTGTTGAGAAAACACTGCTTCGTATGGCCGCCTATGAGATAAAATTTACTGAAGATGTACCAAGTCAAGTAGCCATCAACGAAGCAGTAGAGTTAGCCAAGTTATTTGGTGAAGATCAATCAGGTAAATTTATAAATGGTGTTTTATCAAAAATGATGTAG
- a CDS encoding exodeoxyribonuclease VII small subunit: protein MTNQEKELTFEQAMDQLEKLVEKLEEGDVPLEEAIQYYQDGMKLSKFCNEKLNHVEGQMQQILNEHGEFEPYEVQEEE, encoded by the coding sequence ATGACAAATCAAGAAAAGGAACTTACTTTTGAACAGGCCATGGATCAATTGGAAAAGCTCGTGGAAAAACTTGAAGAAGGAGATGTGCCCCTGGAAGAAGCAATTCAGTATTATCAGGACGGCATGAAGCTTTCAAAGTTTTGTAATGAAAAACTTAATCATGTTGAAGGCCAAATGCAGCAAATTTTAAATGAACATGGAGAATTTGAACCATATGAAGTCCAGGAGGAGGAATAA
- the folD gene encoding bifunctional methylenetetrahydrofolate dehydrogenase/methenyltetrahydrofolate cyclohydrolase FolD yields the protein MSAEVIYGKKLAEELRQEMKEETAKLAKNGIYPKLVVVIVGEDPASMSYVKGKQRASEKIGMDSDLIELSEETSEAELLNIINRLNEDKTVHGILVQLPLPQQIDEQKVIEAINPSKDVDGFHPINAGRMLTGQETFYPCTPFGILVMLKRANVSIEGKHVVIIGRSNLVGKPVGQLLLNEHATVTHCHSRTENLREHTKRADILIVAAGKAGLITGEDISEGTVVIDVGVNRVDGKLTGDVDFESAKEKASYITPVPKGVGPMTITMLLHNTIKAAKWIEQK from the coding sequence GTGTCAGCTGAAGTTATTTACGGAAAGAAATTAGCAGAAGAGTTACGCCAAGAAATGAAAGAAGAAACTGCCAAATTAGCGAAAAACGGTATTTATCCAAAATTAGTTGTGGTGATCGTAGGTGAAGATCCAGCTTCTATGTCCTATGTTAAAGGAAAGCAACGAGCATCAGAAAAAATCGGAATGGATTCTGACTTGATTGAATTATCCGAAGAAACATCAGAAGCTGAACTATTAAACATTATCAATCGGTTAAATGAGGATAAAACGGTTCATGGCATTTTGGTGCAGCTGCCTTTACCTCAGCAAATTGATGAACAGAAGGTGATTGAAGCGATCAATCCCAGCAAAGACGTGGATGGTTTTCACCCGATAAACGCTGGGCGGATGTTGACAGGTCAGGAAACCTTCTATCCCTGTACACCATTTGGAATCTTAGTCATGCTGAAGCGTGCCAACGTATCCATTGAAGGGAAGCATGTAGTCATCATTGGGCGCAGCAACCTGGTGGGAAAACCGGTTGGCCAATTGTTATTAAATGAACATGCAACTGTTACCCACTGCCATTCTCGGACGGAAAATCTAAGGGAGCATACAAAACGTGCAGATATCCTAATTGTAGCTGCTGGTAAAGCGGGTTTAATTACAGGAGAAGATATATCTGAAGGCACAGTTGTTATCGATGTCGGCGTCAATCGTGTGGACGGGAAGTTAACAGGAGATGTTGACTTTGAATCGGCAAAGGAAAAGGCTTCTTATATTACCCCTGTTCCTAAGGGCGTCGGTCCGATGACCATTACTATGCTATTGCATAACACCATTAAAGCAGCGAAGTGGATAGAGCAAAAATAG